The following are encoded together in the Clostridium sp. BJN0013 genome:
- a CDS encoding type I restriction endonuclease subunit R, with the protein MNEEQFETELIQYITSGTITKPEHLEGISGFKVSEKSADYCVKTKLWKYEPKIKNTDQLWDNFKEILEQHNQNTLDHPLSTVEFNQVKKIISGIQTPYEAGQFLYGLNGVSQIEIDLDDGRHVFLTVFDQKQIGAGDTVYQVVNQIERPAIISGKQNRRFDTTLLINGLPIIQIEEKRDTHDVNEALNQMHQYSEENQYQDIFSTLQILVAITPNNVKYMANTTPDKFNKDFAFNWQRKSDNTIVRNWKEFADSMLSIPMAHQMATNYMILDGTKNKEMLKVMRPYQVYATQNVIENLKQVDFELGTNKVGYVWHTTGSGKTITSFKTAWLASRMPKIDKVVFLVDRIALTDQTNENYRAYDPDAGEDVSGSVQDTNNTNDLSRKLKSKDNSIIVTSVQKLDTLVKRKSFKAPEKNIVFIVDEAHRSTGGESFAKIQKAFKRSAWIGYTGTPMFDETTSGLRTEDIFGPLLHAYTIREAIADRNVLGFKVDFETTIDEEQMKLKYLPNFYRERYPKWSEEQIQEKINNLSQEDMDDAIEPSFYDENSDHIKLVVEDIFKNWRNRSNEGKYNALFTTHVGGGKASTPMAMMYFNEFQRVNDENKKNGGQTLKVAVTFSQNSSNNDSMLATNQGLHDAIKAYNKEFGTSFGMEDVAGYTQDVTSRLNKTATDKNFLDIVIVVDQLLTGFDAPELNTLYVDRTLKGAGLIQAYSRTNRIADMQEKPWGRIVNYRWPAQNEKLMNEALAIYANKDSAILSENEQRKSNQKDGIIAKSFKDVFNEVKEVVEKLDSLTNEFQQLPPSEKQKEYMLDLLRDYNAGMAKLKQYTPEEVDGNTVGFNYDNPDELVEKLGMTSEQEVMLTTVLTNELKQHISKEKKIPFYQIELRMTHVKDVKIDYDYLTELVEQLLNQVHEGKSQEAQATKEKIDQFATGLEDRNYAAKVMNAATAIIKGHFPPEGSNLKYPVKLRDSEQIIQAANNVSLDRMFLDFRVKWGITDIITSAQMRELFSSHRYGVQDLDDTGQIRDIIAKASVNYKILAHNQDIQSLSKIKYRNGLREAIYELADEQAES; encoded by the coding sequence ATGAATGAAGAGCAATTTGAAACTGAATTAATACAATATATTACCAGTGGAACCATAACTAAACCTGAACACCTGGAAGGAATCAGCGGCTTTAAGGTTAGTGAAAAATCTGCTGATTACTGTGTGAAAACAAAGCTGTGGAAGTATGAACCAAAAATTAAAAATACAGACCAGCTTTGGGATAACTTCAAAGAGATTCTTGAGCAACACAATCAAAATACACTTGATCATCCACTAAGTACTGTGGAATTTAATCAAGTTAAAAAGATTATATCTGGTATTCAAACACCATATGAAGCTGGACAATTTTTATATGGACTTAATGGTGTATCGCAAATCGAAATTGATTTAGATGACGGTCGTCATGTGTTTTTAACGGTTTTCGATCAAAAACAAATTGGTGCTGGAGATACAGTGTATCAAGTAGTTAATCAAATTGAACGCCCTGCAATCATAAGTGGAAAACAAAATCGTCGTTTTGATACGACACTTCTCATTAATGGGTTGCCTATCATACAAATTGAAGAAAAACGTGATACACATGATGTCAATGAAGCGCTAAATCAAATGCATCAATACTCTGAGGAAAACCAATATCAGGATATTTTTTCAACTTTACAAATATTGGTGGCGATTACGCCAAATAACGTGAAGTATATGGCCAATACCACGCCGGATAAGTTTAATAAGGATTTTGCTTTTAACTGGCAGCGTAAAAGTGATAATACGATTGTGCGTAATTGGAAAGAGTTTGCTGATTCAATGTTAAGTATTCCAATGGCACATCAAATGGCTACTAATTATATGATTTTGGATGGCACGAAAAACAAAGAAATGTTAAAGGTGATGCGTCCATATCAAGTATATGCTACTCAGAATGTAATTGAAAATTTAAAGCAAGTTGATTTTGAACTTGGCACAAATAAAGTAGGCTATGTTTGGCATACCACAGGTTCAGGCAAAACCATAACCAGTTTTAAAACAGCATGGCTTGCAAGTCGCATGCCAAAAATTGATAAAGTTGTATTTTTAGTAGATAGAATTGCTTTAACAGATCAGACAAATGAAAATTATAGGGCCTATGATCCAGATGCTGGCGAAGATGTTAGTGGCAGTGTTCAAGATACTAATAATACTAATGATTTGAGCCGTAAGTTAAAGAGTAAAGATAATAGTATTATTGTTACTTCTGTTCAAAAGCTTGATACCTTAGTGAAACGTAAATCTTTTAAAGCACCTGAAAAAAATATTGTATTTATCGTGGATGAGGCACATCGTTCAACTGGTGGTGAAAGTTTTGCAAAGATACAAAAGGCTTTTAAAAGATCTGCTTGGATTGGTTATACAGGGACACCGATGTTTGATGAAACTACTAGTGGTTTAAGAACAGAAGATATTTTTGGACCATTGTTACATGCTTATACTATCCGTGAAGCAATTGCGGATAGAAATGTTCTAGGCTTTAAAGTAGATTTTGAAACAACCATTGATGAAGAACAAATGAAATTAAAATATCTGCCAAATTTCTATAGAGAACGCTATCCTAAGTGGAGTGAAGAACAGATCCAAGAAAAGATTAATAATCTAAGTCAAGAAGATATGGATGATGCGATTGAACCAAGTTTTTATGATGAAAATTCAGATCATATCAAGTTGGTAGTTGAAGATATTTTCAAGAACTGGCGAAATCGTTCAAACGAAGGGAAGTACAATGCTCTCTTTACTACTCATGTTGGTGGTGGGAAAGCGAGTACTCCAATGGCAATGATGTATTTCAATGAGTTTCAACGAGTAAATGATGAAAATAAGAAGAATGGTGGACAAACATTAAAAGTAGCAGTTACATTTAGCCAAAACTCATCCAATAATGATAGTATGCTTGCCACCAATCAAGGTTTACATGATGCTATTAAGGCCTATAACAAAGAATTTGGTACAAGCTTTGGTATGGAGGATGTAGCAGGATATACACAAGATGTTACCAGTCGTTTAAATAAAACTGCTACAGACAAGAATTTTTTAGATATTGTGATTGTGGTAGATCAACTATTGACTGGATTTGATGCACCAGAACTTAATACTCTTTATGTAGATAGAACACTTAAAGGGGCTGGACTTATTCAAGCTTATTCAAGAACAAATCGTATTGCTGATATGCAAGAAAAACCTTGGGGGCGTATTGTAAATTATCGTTGGCCTGCTCAAAATGAGAAGTTGATGAATGAAGCTCTCGCAATTTATGCTAATAAAGATTCCGCAATTTTATCAGAAAATGAGCAACGTAAATCTAACCAAAAAGATGGTATTATCGCTAAATCTTTTAAAGATGTATTTAATGAAGTTAAAGAGGTTGTTGAGAAATTAGACAGCTTAACTAATGAATTTCAACAATTACCGCCTTCTGAGAAGCAAAAAGAATATATGCTTGATTTGTTGCGTGATTATAATGCTGGCATGGCTAAATTAAAACAATATACCCCTGAAGAAGTTGATGGAAATACAGTAGGTTTCAATTACGACAATCCTGATGAGTTAGTTGAAAAATTAGGCATGACTAGTGAACAAGAAGTTATGCTTACTACAGTTTTAACCAATGAGCTTAAACAACATATATCAAAAGAAAAGAAAATTCCTTTTTATCAAATTGAGTTAAGAATGACCCATGTGAAGGATGTGAAAATAGATTATGATTATTTAACTGAATTGGTGGAACAATTATTAAACCAGGTGCACGAGGGCAAGAGCCAGGAAGCACAAGCTACGAAAGAGAAAATCGATCAATTTGCCACTGGTTTGGAAGACAGAAATTACGCTGCGAAGGTTATGAATGCAGCAACTGCTATTATCAAAGGGCATTTTCCGCCGGAAGGTTCTAATCTTAAATATCCAGTAAAATTGAGGGATAGTGAACAAATTATTCAAGCGGCTAACAATGTCAGCCTTGATAGAATGTTCCTGGATTTTCGGGTGAAGTGGGGAATTACAGATATTATCACAAGTGCTCAGATGCGTGAATTATTTAGTAGTCATCGTTATGGCGTGCAAGATTTAGATGATACTGGTCAAATTCGAGATATAATTGCTAAAGCAAGTGTGAATTATAAGATTTTGGCACATAACCAAGATATACAATCTTTGTCTAAAATCAAGTACCGTAATGGTTTGCGTGAAGCAATTTATGAATTAGCCGATGAGCAGGCAGAAAGTTAA
- a CDS encoding restriction endonuclease subunit S, with amino-acid sequence MDKNKANVPKIRFPEFTDPWEQRKLGEISDKVTEKNTGNFYDETLTNSAEFGIVTQRDFFDKDISNAKNLNGYYVVQNDDFVYNPRISNFAPVGPIKRNKLARTGVMSPLYYVFRTHDIDKTYLEHYFDTTCWHSFMKLNGDSGARADRFAIKDSVFIEMPIPFPNLEEQKKIGKFFDTITILITLHQRKLNHLQDKKKSLLQKMFPKNGEDFPELRFPGFTDPWEQRKLSEVATIKARIGWQGLTQKEFLDEGDYYLITGTDFDNGQIDFSNCHYISKERYNQDANIQVKNGDVLITKDGTIGKVAYIRNMDKPATLNAGVFVIKGKDKSLSDLYLYHYLAAPFLLDYADKQATGGTIKHLNQNVLVSFPIPLPKVKEQKEIGQFFSKIDNLITLHQRKLNHLQEQKKSLLQQMFI; translated from the coding sequence ATGGATAAAAATAAAGCTAATGTACCTAAAATAAGGTTTCCAGAATTTACTGACCCTTGGGAACAGCGTAAGTTGGGAGAGATTTCAGATAAAGTAACTGAAAAGAATACGGGAAATTTTTATGATGAAACTCTTACTAATTCAGCAGAGTTTGGTATTGTCACTCAAAGAGATTTTTTTGACAAAGATATTTCCAATGCAAAGAACTTAAATGGATATTATGTAGTTCAAAATGATGATTTTGTTTATAATCCACGAATTTCAAACTTTGCACCCGTCGGACCAATAAAAAGGAACAAATTGGCAAGAACAGGCGTAATGTCGCCACTTTACTATGTATTCCGAACACACGATATTGATAAAACCTACTTAGAGCATTATTTCGATACGACTTGCTGGCATAGTTTCATGAAACTAAATGGAGATTCGGGCGCACGTGCCGATCGTTTTGCAATTAAGGATTCTGTGTTTATAGAAATGCCAATCCCATTTCCAAATTTGGAAGAACAGAAAAAAATTGGGAAGTTTTTTGATACAATAACAATCCTTATCACCCTTCATCAGCGTAAGTTAAATCACTTGCAAGATAAGAAGAAAAGTTTGTTACAAAAAATGTTCCCTAAAAATGGCGAAGATTTTCCAGAACTTCGTTTTCCAGGATTTACTGACCCTTGGGAACAGCGTAAGTTAAGTGAGGTAGCTACAATTAAAGCACGAATAGGGTGGCAAGGTCTAACGCAAAAGGAGTTTCTTGATGAAGGTGACTATTACCTTATTACAGGAACAGATTTCGATAATGGACAGATAGATTTTAGTAATTGCCATTATATAAGTAAAGAACGATACAACCAAGATGCAAACATTCAAGTGAAGAATGGTGATGTTTTAATCACAAAGGATGGAACTATCGGAAAAGTTGCCTATATAAGGAATATGGATAAACCAGCAACGCTTAATGCAGGTGTTTTTGTAATTAAAGGAAAGGATAAAAGTTTAAGTGATTTATACCTATATCATTATTTGGCAGCTCCATTTTTGTTGGATTATGCAGATAAACAAGCTACCGGAGGAACGATCAAACATCTCAATCAAAATGTATTGGTCAGCTTTCCTATTCCACTTCCGAAAGTAAAGGAACAAAAGGAAATTGGACAGTTCTTCAGCAAAATTGACAACCTTATCACCCTTCATCAACGTAAGTTAAATCACTTGCAAGAACAAAAGAAATCATTACTACAACAGATGTTTATATAA
- a CDS encoding type I restriction-modification system subunit M, with the protein MSNNLQTITSKLWAMANELRGTMDASEYKNYILAFMFYRYLSEHQEQYLVGNNVIDVAEGESINDAYLKQAVGADLDDYLQDISSSLGYAIAPNDTWESLINKINDAQVIPSDYQTIFDNFNKNAELNKEAVKDFRGIFNDINLGDSRLGSSTNERAKSLNNIVKLVDGIEYKGDDGKDILGEIYEYLIGKFAASAGKKGGEFYTPHQVSKILAKVVTNGVEKSDEFFNVYDPTMGSGSLLLTVGQELPNGTPMKYFGQELNTTTYNLARMNLMMHNVSYNNMTLNNADTLESDWPDGPDGKGIDHPRSFDAVVANPPYSAKWDNDKTKLKDPRFSDYGKLAPASKADYAFILHSIYHLNNTGTMAIVLPHGVLFRGAAEGKIRQTLIEKNYLDTVIGLPANLFYGTSIPTIILVFKKNRKTKDILFIDASNDFEKGKNQNNLNNENIDKIINTFKERKDVDKYAHVASIEEIKENEFNLNIPRYVDTFEEEALIDLEEVNKQLEQDNKEIAELEAEINEQLKILGVKI; encoded by the coding sequence ATGAGTAATAATCTACAAACAATTACTAGTAAACTTTGGGCTATGGCAAATGAACTGCGTGGCACAATGGATGCGTCAGAGTACAAAAACTATATCTTGGCATTTATGTTTTATCGATACCTTTCGGAACATCAAGAGCAGTATTTAGTGGGAAATAATGTTATTGATGTTGCAGAGGGAGAATCTATCAATGATGCTTACCTAAAACAAGCGGTAGGTGCAGATTTAGATGACTATTTACAAGATATTTCATCAAGTTTGGGGTATGCAATTGCGCCGAATGATACATGGGAGTCTTTGATTAATAAAATTAATGATGCACAAGTTATTCCTAGTGACTACCAAACTATTTTTGATAACTTTAATAAAAATGCAGAATTAAATAAAGAAGCAGTTAAAGATTTTCGTGGTATTTTCAACGATATTAACTTGGGAGATTCACGTCTTGGAAGTTCTACAAATGAACGTGCAAAATCACTTAACAATATAGTTAAGTTAGTTGATGGAATTGAATACAAGGGAGATGATGGAAAAGATATTCTAGGTGAAATCTATGAATATTTAATTGGTAAATTTGCTGCAAGTGCTGGTAAAAAAGGTGGAGAATTCTATACACCTCATCAAGTAAGTAAGATTTTAGCTAAAGTGGTCACTAACGGTGTAGAAAAATCAGATGAATTCTTCAATGTATATGACCCAACAATGGGATCAGGTTCCTTACTACTTACTGTTGGACAAGAATTGCCTAATGGTACTCCTATGAAATATTTTGGTCAAGAGTTGAATACAACAACGTATAACTTGGCCCGTATGAACTTGATGATGCACAATGTGTCTTATAACAATATGACACTAAATAATGCTGATACTTTGGAAAGCGATTGGCCAGATGGACCAGACGGAAAAGGGATTGACCACCCACGTAGTTTTGATGCAGTGGTTGCAAATCCACCATATTCTGCAAAATGGGATAATGATAAAACTAAGTTAAAGGACCCACGTTTTAGCGATTATGGAAAATTAGCACCAGCCTCAAAAGCAGATTATGCTTTTATATTGCACAGTATATATCATTTAAACAACACTGGCACAATGGCTATTGTTTTGCCTCACGGTGTGTTATTTCGTGGTGCAGCAGAAGGCAAAATACGTCAAACTCTGATTGAAAAAAATTATCTTGATACGGTTATTGGTCTACCAGCTAACTTATTTTATGGAACAAGTATACCGACAATTATTTTAGTATTTAAAAAGAATCGTAAAACGAAAGACATATTATTTATTGATGCAAGCAATGATTTTGAAAAGGGTAAGAATCAAAATAACTTAAATAATGAAAATATAGATAAAATCATCAATACATTTAAAGAACGTAAAGATGTTGATAAATATGCTCATGTGGCATCAATTGAGGAAATCAAGGAAAATGAGTTTAACTTGAATATTCCACGTTATGTTGACACTTTTGAAGAAGAAGCTCTAATTGATTTGGAAGAAGTAAATAAGCAGTTAGAACAAGATAATAAGGAAATTGCAGAACTTGAAGCAGAGATTAATGAACAATTGAAGATTTTAGGTGTAAAAATTTAG
- a CDS encoding restriction endonuclease subunit S, giving the protein MCEALERLNYEKYNTGTAQPKLNQEVCQNINIMVPGLDEQEKIFYVE; this is encoded by the coding sequence ATTTGTGAGGCATTAGAAAGACTTAACTATGAAAAATACAATACAGGAACAGCGCAACCTAAATTGAATCAAGAAGTATGCCAGAATATCAATATTATGGTTCCTGGGTTAGATGAACAAGAGAAAATATTTTATGTAGAATAA
- a CDS encoding UPF0175 family protein has product MGAEKVKIDLNLSKDLIPLIEDLGLSKSLNDNITISIAIALFTSKSVSLARAAEIAEMNLVDFMDLLKNKNIPWNEYTEDEFRLDQIALRDLKDELGANKND; this is encoded by the coding sequence TTGGGTGCTGAAAAAGTAAAAATAGATTTGAATTTATCTAAGGATTTAATACCACTTATAGAAGATCTAGGACTTTCAAAATCTTTAAATGATAATATAACTATATCAATAGCAATTGCACTATTTACAAGTAAGTCTGTGTCATTAGCTCGTGCAGCTGAGATAGCAGAAATGAACCTTGTAGATTTTATGGATTTACTTAAAAATAAAAATATACCTTGGAATGAATATACAGAAGATGAATTTCGTCTTGATCAAATTGCACTAAGAGATTTAAAAGATGAATTAGGAGCTAACAAAAATGACTAA
- a CDS encoding HNH endonuclease yields MTKVVCNSSPVIGLSIIKKLDLLRYCEKHQKQVDRKYSRMNRPFKHLYNTSRWKKLRKQFLQEHPICVKCKAKGVIKAAAVVDHVRAHKGNERLFWDESNWQPLCKSCHDRKTAREDGSLLQGKCASVNSLNI; encoded by the coding sequence ATGACTAAAGTTGTATGTAATTCAAGCCCAGTCATAGGGCTAAGTATTATTAAAAAGTTAGATTTGCTAAGGTACTGTGAAAAGCACCAGAAGCAAGTGGACAGGAAATACAGCAGGATGAACAGACCCTTTAAACACTTATATAACACCAGCAGGTGGAAGAAGCTGAGAAAACAATTCTTACAGGAACATCCCATTTGTGTAAAGTGTAAAGCTAAAGGTGTTATTAAAGCTGCAGCTGTTGTGGATCATGTTCGGGCACATAAAGGTAATGAAAGGCTCTTCTGGGACGAGAGCAACTGGCAGCCCTTATGTAAATCCTGTCATGATAGGAAAACTGCCAGGGAGGATGGCAGCCTACTGCAGGGTAAGTGTGCGTCCGTAAATAGCCTTAATATATAG
- a CDS encoding recombinase family protein translates to MIEECRAENNGEVPKYYVEESHPAIIDRETWEAIQFEMERRKAFAKKYGIVKLDYTTVDNPFAGRVIYGRCGSVFGRKVWNSTDERLRRVVWR, encoded by the coding sequence ATGATAGAGGAATGCAGGGCTGAAAATAATGGGGAAGTTCCAAAGTATTATGTTGAGGAAAGTCATCCTGCCATAATAGATAGGGAGACATGGGAAGCTATACAGTTTGAAATGGAGAGGAGAAAAGCTTTTGCAAAAAAGTATGGGATAGTAAAATTAGATTATACTACGGTTGATAATCCCTTTGCAGGAAGAGTTATCTACGGACGCTGCGGCAGCGTTTTTGGGAGAAAGGTATGGAACTCCACAGATGAAAGATTACGAAGGGTGGTTTGGAGGTGA
- a CDS encoding methyltransferase domain-containing protein has translation MCINNIKKKDRIRELIQKNKSFFKCPVCNGSMVMNDFGSLTCNSRHNFDLSKKGYLNLLTSSNALVYSKELFEARHRVCEVGFYDLLIDELTKIIDEYKKSVDYKKMNILDVGCGEGFHIYSIFQKVKENQNNTYVEVDISKDSINIAARNNADIIWCIADLARLPFQNKSFDVILNILSPANYGEFERILNDKGIVIKVVPRSNYLKELRETIYIDNDVSDYSNSKVINYFKQKLDVEDIQNINYKFDISKEFLPHFIKMTPLTWGKSTERLNDVYKKNISSITVDLTLIIGTKKK, from the coding sequence ATGTGTATAAATAATATTAAGAAAAAAGATAGAATTAGAGAATTGATACAGAAAAATAAGAGCTTTTTTAAATGTCCTGTATGCAATGGGTCAATGGTTATGAATGATTTCGGAAGTTTAACTTGTAATTCTAGGCATAACTTTGACTTATCTAAAAAAGGGTATCTGAATTTATTAACATCAAGTAATGCTCTTGTATATTCAAAGGAATTATTTGAAGCAAGACATAGAGTTTGTGAAGTTGGCTTCTATGACCTTTTGATTGATGAACTTACGAAAATAATTGATGAATACAAAAAATCTGTGGATTATAAAAAAATGAACATTTTAGATGTAGGATGCGGTGAAGGGTTCCATATTTACAGTATCTTTCAAAAGGTTAAAGAAAACCAGAACAACACTTATGTAGAAGTAGATATTTCAAAAGACAGTATTAACATTGCTGCAAGAAACAATGCTGATATTATTTGGTGTATAGCAGACTTAGCAAGACTACCTTTTCAAAATAAGAGTTTTGATGTTATTTTAAATATACTATCTCCTGCTAATTACGGTGAATTCGAGAGAATATTAAATGACAAAGGAATTGTTATAAAAGTGGTTCCACGGTCTAATTATCTTAAAGAATTACGTGAAACAATTTATATTGATAATGATGTCTCTGACTATTCCAATAGTAAAGTAATTAATTATTTTAAACAAAAGCTAGATGTTGAGGACATTCAAAATATCAACTATAAATTTGATATTAGTAAGGAGTTTTTACCGCATTTCATTAAAATGACACCATTAACTTGGGGGAAAAGCACTGAAAGATTAAATGATGTATACAAAAAGAATATATCTTCAATAACTGTAGATTTAACATTAATAATTGGTACTAAGAAAAAATAA
- a CDS encoding Msr family ABC-F type ribosomal protection protein, which translates to MELIIKAKDLRIEYTGREVLDIDELELYHYDRIGLVGANGAGKSTLLKVLLGELTSPGCKINRLGEFAYIPQLDEVTLQEEKDFALIGKLGVGKLEVQSMSGGEETRLKIAQALSKQVHGILADEPTSHLDREGIDFLIGQLKYFSGALLIISHDRYFLDEVVDKIWELKDGKITEYWGNYSDYLRQKEEEYKSQAVKYEKFVEERDRLEQAAEEKRKQAQKIDQKAKGTSKKNKSESGGRLAHQKTMGSKQKTLYNATKSMEHRIAALGKVEAPEDIRTIRFHQSKALELHNPYPICGTEINKSFGYKVLFEKASFSIPLGAKVALIGGNGAGKTTLIQMILNHEDGISISPKAEIGYFAQNGYKYNRNQEVMEFMQEDCDYNVSEIRSALASMGFVQNDICKRLSVLSGGEIIKLLLAKMLMGRYNILLMDEPSNFLDLPSLEALEMLMKGYAGTIVFSTHDKQLLDNVADVIYEIKDKKLNLIR; encoded by the coding sequence ATGGAATTAATAATAAAAGCAAAAGATCTTCGTATTGAATACACAGGGCGTGAGGTTTTAGATATAGATGAATTAGAGTTATATCACTATGACCGTATTGGTTTGGTTGGAGCAAATGGGGCAGGAAAAAGTACCTTACTAAAGGTGCTTTTGGGGGAATTAACTTCACCGGGATGTAAAATCAATCGTCTTGGAGAATTTGCCTATATCCCTCAGTTGGATGAAGTAACTTTGCAGGAGGAAAAAGATTTCGCACTTATAGGCAAACTTGGTGTTGGGAAATTAGAGGTACAGTCCATGAGCGGTGGTGAAGAAACAAGACTTAAAATAGCACAGGCTCTTTCAAAGCAGGTACATGGTATTTTGGCGGATGAACCTACCAGTCATTTAGACCGTGAAGGAATAGATTTTTTAATCGGACAGTTAAAATATTTTTCTGGTGCATTGCTAATTATCAGCCATGACCGCTATTTCCTTGATGAGGTGGTAGATAAAATATGGGAACTGAAAGACGGTAAAATCACGGAGTATTGGGGGAACTATTCTGATTATCTTCGTCAGAAAGAGGAAGAATATAAAAGCCAGGCTGTAAAATACGAAAAGTTTGTTGAAGAACGTGACCGACTGGAACAGGCGGCTGAGGAAAAACGAAAACAAGCACAAAAAATAGATCAGAAAGCAAAAGGTACTTCTAAGAAAAACAAATCTGAAAGCGGTGGACGTTTGGCTCATCAGAAAACAATGGGAAGTAAGCAAAAAACATTGTATAATGCTACTAAGTCTATGGAACATAGGATTGCAGCTTTGGGGAAGGTGGAAGCTCCTGAAGATATTCGGACTATTCGTTTCCATCAGAGTAAAGCATTGGAGCTTCATAATCCATATCCGATTTGTGGGACAGAAATTAATAAAAGTTTCGGGTATAAAGTGTTGTTTGAAAAGGCATCTTTTAGCATCCCACTTGGAGCAAAAGTGGCGCTGATCGGTGGTAATGGTGCAGGAAAAACAACTTTGATCCAAATGATCTTAAACCATGAAGATGGTATTTCGATTTCACCTAAGGCTGAAATAGGTTACTTTGCCCAAAATGGTTATAAATATAACCGTAATCAAGAAGTTATGGAATTTATGCAGGAAGATTGTGATTATAATGTGTCAGAAATCCGTTCAGCGCTGGCCTCCATGGGTTTTGTACAAAATGATATTTGCAAAAGGTTATCTGTTTTAAGCGGCGGCGAAATTATTAAATTGCTGCTGGCTAAAATGCTAATGGGTAGGTATAATATCTTGTTAATGGACGAACCGAGTAACTTCCTTGACTTGCCAAGTTTAGAGGCTCTGGAAATGCTGATGAAAGGGTATGCTGGAACCATTGTGTTTAGCACCCACGACAAACAACTGCTTGATAATGTGGCTGATGTGATTTATGAAATCAAAGATAAGAAATTGAACCTAATTCGATAA
- a CDS encoding Vat family streptogramin A O-acetyltransferase — protein sequence MIGPDKKKLYPNESIKTVCYISNLPKRSNVEIGDYTYYSDNKKSPEKFYDNIEHHYEFLGDKLIIGKFCAIAEGVKFIMNGANHRMDGITTYPFNIFGSGWERVTPTVEQLPFKGDTVIGNDVWIGQNVTIMPGVKVGDGAIIAANSTVVKSIEPYTIYGGNSAKLIKKRFSDEKVELLLKLQWWNWKEDKIFNNLEKLTSEDGLDQLMKEYC from the coding sequence ATGATAGGACCAGATAAGAAGAAACTATATCCAAATGAAAGTATTAAGACAGTATGCTATATAAGTAATTTGCCTAAAAGATCCAATGTTGAGATCGGAGATTACACTTACTATAGTGATAATAAAAAATCTCCAGAGAAATTTTATGATAATATAGAGCACCACTATGAATTCTTGGGGGATAAACTTATTATAGGCAAGTTCTGTGCAATTGCAGAGGGTGTTAAGTTTATCATGAATGGTGCAAACCACAGAATGGATGGAATTACAACTTATCCTTTCAATATCTTTGGTAGTGGTTGGGAAAGGGTCACTCCAACAGTAGAACAGCTGCCTTTTAAGGGAGATACAGTGATTGGCAATGATGTATGGATAGGTCAAAATGTAACTATTATGCCGGGAGTTAAAGTAGGTGATGGTGCGATTATTGCTGCTAATTCTACTGTAGTAAAAAGTATTGAACCGTATACAATTTATGGAGGCAACTCGGCCAAATTAATTAAGAAACGCTTCAGTGATGAAAAAGTTGAACTTTTACTAAAGCTTCAATGGTGGAATTGGAAAGAAGACAAGATATTTAATAATCTTGAAAAGTTAACATCGGAAGATGGTTTGGATCAATTAATGAAAGAATATTGTTGA